Proteins encoded within one genomic window of Rhododendron vialii isolate Sample 1 chromosome 1a, ASM3025357v1:
- the LOC131319762 gene encoding RGG repeats nuclear RNA binding protein C-like, with product MENSFSLLGNVEGDASAFLERLAAEAKDKKQKIRNAQQYSGRAENGEGRGGQGHGSVRSSRNNGQESWNGYGYQGDNRRYNAYQQNNGVSYQNSSRSNDGYWRNNGGGHGYQQVYGRGNGGASGRVRSAVRASNGYNGAEKKSQIVEGDKQVENQEQGGDTGGGWEKVTKKEQRNGNSSYRGGGGHGGGNNGNGYGRNNPGAKEASGSSGNHSTNGDNDIGNVAAATQVPKDDAQDYSGKKVEDEKAEEARENVQEETKEQRKIRIQKEKERKEEEEKEKARKKEREEENKKRTLKQYEEKLLKNRKVLEEKVLKTEERKVTLDKDFESMQLVGKKKEDSPSINKDTENGKLKKKVDKVRKSVSIDEFLKPAKVDSSQQAPKRANGDRFQPPAGGRKEHVGNVNSRGGGGQGFQGRGRGGYHGGNSSQQATERASGDRFQQPAGSRKEHVGNVNSRGGGGQGGFPRRSSADPTVVDAPTKEPVKPPVPVPAFDDSAQFPHLGAPAVK from the exons ATGGagaactctttctctctcttgggcAACGTAGAAGGCGACGCCTCCGCTTTCCTCGAGCGCCTTGCCGCGGAAGCCAAGGACAAGAAACAGAAGATCAGGAACGCGCAGCAGTACTCTG GGAGAGCTGAAAACGGAGAAGGAAGGGGAGGCCAAGGTCATGGCTCCGTGAGGTCCAGTAGGAATAACGGTCAGGAATCCTGGAATGGCTACGGTTATCAAGGCGATAACCGAAGGTACAATGCCTATCAGCAGAATAACGGAGTAAGTTATCAAAATTCTAGTAGAAGTAATGATGGCTACTGGAGGAATAATGGAGGGGGTCATGGCTACCAACAGGTCTATGGGCGTGGGAATGGGGGTGCCAGTGGAAGAGTCCGTAGTGCTGTCAGGGCATCAAATGGATATAATGGGGCTGAGAAGAAGAGTCAAATTGTTGAGGGCGATAAACAAGTTGAAAACCAGGAGCAAGGAGGGGATACCGGTGGTGGTTGGGAAAAGGTCACAAAGAAGGAACAGAGAAATGGGAACTCAAGCtaccgaggaggaggaggtcaTGGTGGAGGTAATAATGGTAATGGTTATGGGAGGAACAACCCCGGGGCAAAGGAGGCTTCAGGGAGTAGCGGGAACCATTCAACCAATGGTGACAATGACATTGG GAATGTTGCTGCAGCTACTCAAGTACCAAAAGATGATGCCCAAGATTATTCTGGAAAGAAGGTTGAAGATGAAAAGGCAGAGGAAGCCAGAGAAAATGTTCAAGAGGAAACGAAAGAGCAAAGAAAAATCAGGATccagaaggaaaaggaaaggaaggaagaggaagagaaagaaaaagcaagaaagaaggaaagggAGGAAGAAAATAAG AAAAGGACCCTTAAGCAGTATGAGGAGAAGCTCCTCAAAAATAGGAAAGTTCTTGAGGAGAAGGTTCTGAAAACCGAGGAAAGGAAAGTTACCCTTGACAAGGATTTTGAGTCAATGCAGCTGgttgggaaaaagaaggaagataGTCCCTCCATCAATAag GACACGGAGAATGGCAAGCTTAAAAAGAAGGTTGACAAAGTTCGCAAG TCAGTGAGCATTGATGAGTTCCTGAAACCAGCTAAGGTTGATTCGTCCCAACAAGCCCCTAAACGTGCGAACGGGGATAGATTCCAACCACCAGCTGGTGGCCGTAAGGAACATGTTGGCAATGTCAATAGCCGCGGTGGTGGAGGACAAGGTTTCCAAGGCCGTGGCCGCGGTGGATACCACGGAGGAAATTCGTCCCAACAAGCCACTGAACGTGCGAGCGGAGATAGATTCCAACAACCGGCTGGCAGCCGTAAGGAACACGTTGGCAATGTCAATAGCCGTGGTGGCGGAGGACAAGGTGGGTTTCCAAGAAGATCTTCCGCTGATCCTACAGTTGTAGATGCTCCCACCAAAGAGCCCGTGAAACCGCCTGTTCCTGTTCCTGCATTTGATGACTCTGCTCAGTTTCCTCACCTGGGTGCACCCGCTGTAAAGTAG
- the LOC131319736 gene encoding U-box domain-containing protein 9-like codes for MMAKTGVFDGGPAARAAELKRELQRLVMTIVDREDEGDDDVSSVGTIDRAIEKMCVLKELKKCKGGGGLKVTFACPEEFRCPISKELMRDPVIVATGQTYDRPFIQRWLKEGHRTCPQTQQVLSHTLLVPNLLVREMISQWCKTRGIQLPDPVQYSNEDGLTEADREYFLSLLNKMSSTLSDQKEAAKELRCLTKRIPSFRQLFGESLYAIPQLLTPLSQPQTQSDNCDTHPDLQEDVITTLLNLSIHDNNKKFVAETPMVISLLMDALRSGTIETRSNAAAALFTLSALDSNKALIGKSGALKPLIELLEEGHPLAMKDVASAIFNLCIIHENRARAVRDGAVRVILEKILNGVHIDELLAILAILSSNPTAVEEMGEFGGVPCLLGIIRNSTCARNKENGIAILHTICFSDRNTWKAIREEENKYQTISQLAKNGTSRAKRKASGILERLNRAVNLTHTA; via the exons ATGATGGCGAAAACGGGGGTCTTCGACGGGGGTCCGGCGGCGAGGGCGGCGGAGTTGAAGAGGGAGTTGCAGAGGCTGGTTATGACCATTGTCGATCGCGAGGACGAGGGAGACGACGACGTTTCGAGCGTGGGAACGATCGATCGAGCGATAGAGAAGATGTGCGTTTTGAAGGAATTGAAGAAGTGTAAGGGAGGAGGAGGTTTGAAAGTGACGTTCGCGTGTCCGGAAGAGTTCCGGTGCCCTATTTCGAAAGAGCTCATGAGGGATCCCGTTATTGTCGCCACCGGTCAG ACATATGATAGACCATTTATCCAGAGATGGTTAAAAGAGGGCCACCGGACGTGCCCTCAAACACAGCAAGTCCTCTCACATACCCTCCTAGTTCCGAATCTTTTGGTCCGGGAAATGATATCACAATGGTGCAAAACTCGTGGGATTCAATTACCAGACCCAGTTCAGTATTCCAATGAGGATGGGTTAACAGAAGCAGACCGGGAATATTTCCTCTCTCTGCTCAACAAGATGTCGTCAACACTGTCTGATCAGAAGGAAGCCGCAAAGGAATTGCGGTGTTTGACCAAGAGGATACCTTCTTTCAGACAACTCTTTGGCGAGTCGCTATACGCAATACCTCAGCTTCTCACCCCACTCTCACAACCCCAAACTCAGAGTGATAATTGTGATACTCACCCGGATCTTCAAGAAGACGTTATCACTACACTTTTGAACCTATCGATCCACGACAACAACAAGAAGTTTGTTGCGGAGACCCCCATGGTCATTTCCCTTTTGATGGACGCATTGAGATCTGGAACAATAGAAACGAGGAGCAATGCAGCTGCAGCCCTATTTACACTATCAGCATTGGACTCCAATAAGGCGTTGATTGGAAAGTCCGGTGCCCTAAAACCGCTAATAGAACTTTTGGAAGAAGGGCATCCCCTGGCTATGAAAGATGTTGCCTCGGCTATTTTCAACCTGTGTATTATCCATGAGAATAGAGCCAGAGCTGTGAGGGATGGGGCTGTGAGAGTGATTTTAGAGAAGATTTTGAATGGTGTCCACATTGACGAATTACTGGCGATCCTTGCGATTCTTTCTAGCAATCCAACGGCAGTTGAGGAAATGGGAGAGTTTGGAGGGGTTCCTTGTTTGCTTGGCATTATACGCAATAGCACTTGTGCTCGGAACAAGGAGAACGGCATTGCGATTCTCCATACTATTTGCTTCAGTGATCGAAACACATGGAAGGCGATAAGAGAGGAAGAGAATAAGTATCAAACAATCTCTCAGCTTGCTAAAAATGGGACGTCAAGGGCGAAGAGAAAGGCTAGCGGTATTCTTGAGAGACTGAATAGGGCTGTAAATCTCACCCATACCGCGTGA